The Mytilus trossulus isolate FHL-02 chromosome 3, PNRI_Mtr1.1.1.hap1, whole genome shotgun sequence genome contains a region encoding:
- the LOC134710730 gene encoding golgin subfamily A member 6-like protein 24, which yields MAMSNQEKEKQHLTVYGLCEAICSTAEFECSLEDILDKKAAEAKRKVWKMEIKRENREEKRSEKDESMVMVIEAKRSEKDESMVMVIEAKRSEKDESIEREEMRSEKDESMDREEEKPKLGLDISTELRSEKDKSINIEEIDVDISTQQRREMIITKPIHVQRIGENPLKNAVGHIIKDPVQNSESKGSIDDKETMKDKKKRKREMMKYEKLLEKKAKEEEKDVKAQNKAVDKGMKKYSKDVQSTWKKEEKRKAQMKKMGEKAQRMLEKEMRKIEKERLKDEKKKVVPAIDVAEEKQNDLKIVITNEETEKNGEENKKTDQTINVNDEKQNDLEKTQTEAGLVKEEKTSCDVIEMNERKENGKKDTKDIEMNTNNVGKKTTFAARISGFFRSLSCFKGEKKSKDVC from the exons ATGGCTATGTCCAATCAGGAAAAAGAAAAGCAACATCTTACAGTGTATGGCTTGTGTGAGGCTATATGTAGTACAGCTGAATTTGAGTGTTCGCTTGAGGACATTCTAGACAAGAAGGCCGCTGAGGCAAAGAGGAAAGTCTGGAAAATGGAAATAA AAAGAGAAAATAGGGAAGAGAAGAGATCAGAAAAAGATGAAAGTATGGTAATGGTAATAGAAGCAAAGAGATCAGAAAAAGATGAAAGTATGGTAATGGTAATAGAAGCAAAGAGATCAGAAAAAGATGAAAGTATAGAAAGAGAAGAAATGAGATCAGAAAAAGATGAAAGTATGGATAGAGAAGAAGAGAAACCAAAATTGGGTTTGGATATATCAACAGAGCTGAGATCAGAAAAagataaaagtataaatatagaAGAAATAGATGTGGATATATCAACACAGCAAAGACgag AAATGATAATAACAAAGCCTATCCACGTGCAGAGAATTGGAGAGAACCCATTGAAGAATGCCGTCGGACATATAATTAAG GATCCTGTCCAGAATTCTGAATCTAAAGGATCAATTGATGACAAAGAAACGATGAAGgacaaaaagaaaaggaaaagagaaatgatgaaatatgaaaaattactgGAGAAAAAAGCCAAAGAAGAAGAAAAGGATGTTAAAGCACAAAATAAAGCAGTCGACAAGGGTATGAAAAAATACTCAAAAGATGTCCAATCAACATGGAAGAAGGAAGAAAAGAGGAAGGCACAGATGAAAAAGATGGGTGAAAAAGCACAAAGGATGTTGGAAAAAG AAATGAGGAAGATCGAAAAAGAAAGATTAAAAGACGAAAAGAAGAAAGTAGTCCCAGCTATCGATGTTGCTgaggaaaaacaaaatgatttgaaaatagTTATTACAAATGAGGAGACAGAGAAAAACGgagaagaaaacaagaaaacggACCAAACTATCAATGTCaatgatgaaaaacaaaatgatttagaGAAGACACAGACAGAGGCAGGGTTggttaaagaagaaaaaactagCTGCGATGTCATTGAAAtgaatgaaagaaaagaaaatggcaaaaaagacacaaaagaCATTGAAATGAATACCAATAATGTCGGAAAGAAAACCACATTTGCTGCAAGAATCAGTGGATTCTTTCGATCCTTATCGTGTTTCAAAGGAGAGAAGAAAAGCAAAGATGTGTGTTGA
- the LOC134710735 gene encoding alpha-2A adrenergic receptor-like, whose protein sequence is MNYSITQIRTITTMSYNGNHSDNYSTLDTTDLLRRLNDEKVLVLLPVIILVFLMMLIGIIGNTIVCIVYIFKIKRAPSHYFILYLAILDLVSCSIGMPSELADLFQPFVFPSAAACKFLRFVLSFTIISSCIILICVAFDRYYKVCKPLKSFPMAKVQKLCLFSFFIGAVFSWPALVIYGLREALTSVPNLYGHECSTSDTMKGKPWPLIYYGTLIGAFTITFAIFVTLYVQIGREINRRRTMFVGSRINNDRVKSLVSEEESTTFSDDDSKFHKNKVRKSSSFSQLKEHIVYYFRAESEPGKEDGSNNISSNGGTVKRRRKSSRRYLKTTYIFLAVFIAFLVSFVPYLVVNILRFSKVAFVDMNSGPDEIIYNLCVRSYFISNFINPIIYSLMNNTFRKESKKLLRKCRLN, encoded by the coding sequence ATGAATTACAGCATTACTCAAATTAGGACTATAACAACCATGTCGTACAACGGCAATCACAGTGACAACTATTCAACTTTGGATACAACGGACTTGCTGCGTCGACTGAACGATGAAAAAGTGCTTGTGTTACTTCCGGTTATCATTCTAGTCTTTTTAATGATGCTCATAGGAATTATTGGAAATACCATAGTTTGcattgtttatatattcaaaatcaagCGAGCTCCGTcgcattatttcattttatatttggcTATACTCGATCTTGTGTCATGTTCCATTGGGATGCCATCGGAACTTGCCGATCTGTTTCAACCATTTGTGTTCCCATCTGCAGCTGCATGCAAATTTTTGAGATTTGTTTTAAGCTTTACAATAATCTCATCTTGCATCATACTCATTTGTGTAGCATTTGACAGATACTATAAAGTGTGTAAGcctttaaaaagttttccaATGGCTAAAGTGCAAAAGCTTtgtctattttcatttttcataggAGCAGTATTTTCATGGCCAGCACTAGTTATATATGGTTTAAGAGAGGCCTTAACTTCTGTGCCAAATTTGTATGGACATGAGTGTTCAACTTCAGACACTATGAAAGGAAAGCCATGGCCACTTATTTATTACGGAACTTTAATTGGAGCGTTTACTATAACGTTTGCCATTTTTGTGACGTTGTACGTACAGATAGGGCGTGAGATTAACCGACGGAGAACTATGTTTGTCGGCAGCAGAATAAACAATGACAGAGTAAAGTCTTTAGTCAGCGAGGAAGAATCTACAACATTTTCTGATGACGACAgcaaatttcacaaaaataaagtgCGTAAATCTAGCAGTTTCAGTCAGCTTAAAGAACATATAGTATACTACTTCCGGGCAGAAAGCGAGCCAGGAAAAGAAGatggtagtaataacatttcaAGTAATGGTGGCACAGTAAAGCGAAGACGGAAATCTTCAAGGAGATATCtgaaaacaacatatatatttttggcaGTTTTTATAGCTTTTTTGGTTAGCTTTGTTCCATATcttgttgtaaatattttacgTTTTTCCAAAGTTGCATTTGTAGACATGAACTCAGGGCCCGAtgaaattatttacaatttgtGTGTAAGGTCttattttatcagcaatttTATCAATCCAATTATATACAGCCTGATGAACAATACATTTAGAAAGGAAAGTAAAAAACTATTAAGAAAGTGTAGATTGAATTAA